The DNA window CACTATCTGGACACCCCTCACAGTGAGCCGCGTCTCCATTGGCAGGACGATGGCCGTCAGACGATCATAGCTGACCACCGAGAGGTTGAGCACGGCTGTGATGAGGAACACCACCACAAGGAAACCCTCCAGCTTGCAGCCCACGCAGCCCAACTGGTAGTTCTGATAGAAATCGTTCAGCATAAACATAGCCGGGCAAATCGCCAGGGTCAGCAGGTCCGCCACTGCCATGTTGGCAATGATCAGATTGGTGGGCGACCTCAAGGAACGGTTGGCGGCTATCAAATAAACCATGGTGAAGTTCCCATACAGACCGAAGGCAATCAGGGGCAGAAAAGTGCAGATCTTCCACGTGATCTCTCCGTTGGACTTGTGCAGCCAGATGCGTTCGGCTGGGAAGTCCCACTTGCTGAAGTCAAACTAAGGGATAAAAGAGTTTACCACTCTGCTGTTAGAGTTTATAGTCCTACGAACTTCATTGCTGCTTAAGAGCGAGGTCATTCCGTTGGCTTCCTGCTTCGACACCTTACACAGAGGAACTGTCCTCGCGTGCAGAAAATTAACATGACCAAGAACTGATCCCACTTAATTCCGTTTGCTGATTGACGAAGCTATTAACAAGTGTCACAGATAGTGCCCGCTAAAAGCTAATGGCTCTGCGATTTGGCCATCTGTTGCGCCCCTCTCGGCGATTCTCATGAAGTCAAGTAGTAGGCATATTTGAGGATTGcatttgcttttaattgaaaCATTTCTCCCTCCTCTCGTTAAACAACTAATTTGAACACTTTCGGATTTTAATCGATGTCGAGTTTGCGGAAGGATCCCTCTACGCCGAAAATGGAATCGGCACTGACCCGCTTGCCAGGCCGCAGATGCTCATCCACACCGTACTTGGAATCCTCTGCGAAGTAGTTCTTGTAGGCCAGCAAACTCTTCTCAGCCTCCGCCTGGATTTCGGCTATACGTCCGTTAGTGCCGCCATATTCCTCTGGAAGGTATTCGCGTGGTATCACCTCGTTTAATTGCTCCAGATTCTTGTACACGTGAAACTGCAATGATCAAAGTGTTAATCATGAGATAGATTAGTGCCTGCCTGATATACGTATTTAAATCCCTTtgtttatgtatatatacttttCTCTAGGCCGCGGCCTAACGCTTCAATGATAAGAGCCCATGTGCGTGCTCAACTGACCTCAGGCAATGCTTTGCCACACTTGACAATATGCGAGCGTTCCTCGAAAGTTAATTGCTCTGATTTGTGAAATATTAATTAGTAGTTCAGGGGTGAGAGAGTGGCAGAGCACTTCAACGCTTATCAGCTGCCGGCCAGACTCGCTGATAATCCCCGTGAAGTGTCCGATAAGCCACGGAAATAAATTAGCTAAAGTGCCTCCGGGTATTCACTTTATTTTTGGTATGCTACTCACCCGCTGCTGTAGCTTGCTGGGCATGAGGCTCTTGGCCAGATTCAACAGAGCCACTCCCTCCTTGGGACAGTTGATCAGGTGGACTCCCTTCAGGCGAGTGGGTTGGGCCTTCTCCGCGAATATGCCCATCTTTTTGATGAGCGTAAAGTCGAGTTGGGCCAGAAAACTAAGACTTAGCTTGGCCATGTCGATGATCTCGACGTAGCCACTGATGTTGCTGTTATCATCCTCGAGGATGGATTGTTCTGTTATCATGGTTTGGTAGCGGAAGAGATCCAGCAGCTTGAATTGCTTTGGGTCGAATTTCTCGTAGTTTGTGAGCTGCAGGCGGGGGCCATCGGGTCCCCAGGGTTTAGGCAGTCGAAGATAGGTCCTGTTACATAAATCTCGATTATCCATAATCCTTGATTGGTATAACTGAGCCCAACTCACCCCGTTCGACACAAAGTGAGGTTCTTTTCGTCCACCTGCCGACTGCCAAAGAGCTCTGGCATCAACGTTTTGATGGTGTAGAAGTGATCCAGCTTGGACTTGGTCTTCTCCAGGCTGAACTTGCAGCCCCTCAGGAAGCCAATCAGAAACTGGTCATCCTGGCGGGCCCGCAGATGCGGCTGCTTGGAGAGCCAATCCCGCAGAGCCTGCAGATCGGCGGGCACCCGCTCCTCCACCTCGTTCAGCTCTGCTTCGGCAATCCGGCGGAGTTCGGCGCTCAGGGGACGCAGATTGGCCATTTCTGGGAAGTCGCTTGCTTCGTGGCAGCTGGCGGGCTACTAAACGCTTCTCCCAATCATACGCCAGCCGAAATCCCCGACTGAAACGTAACCGTCAAAAGCTAATCTGGTGCCTTTATGGCCACTCATTCAGCTGATAGCGCAGTTGGCTCTCTTTTCGGGCCAGTCATCCCATGGGATCCAACCCGATCCGGTGAGTGGGCGGTCGAAGTCTCTCGACGGAGCAGATAAGATTACGGCTCGACTGCATCGGTGGCGCGAATATGTTTGCAGCTGCCGGGGTAGCCAAGTATTTTATTGCAGAGTCTGCGAAATGAACCACGCCACAGTTCAATGGGGTGTGTGTGTATGCAGGCCATATCTTATCGCCGGCTTGGAAAGGCACACTTGGCTGGGAATACCCAATTATGGGCCCTAAAAGCTGATGCCTTTTCAAGTGGTTCTAAAGCTATTTCTAGACGATTTTCAAAATCTTATCACTGCAGAAAGTTTAACAAATAGTCACGTTCAGCTTGTCTAAGAACTAATAACATAAACTATAATTTCATTACAAACAATCTAAATAGAAATGAAACCTTAACCATTTTTAAAACGCTGCCTATCAAATGGCTTACTATTTTATTGGAATAATATGATGTTTATTCTTATACAAGTCAAACCAATGCGATTAGTTCAAGTGCAGCTGGACTAACCAGGTGGTTATCATGTCTCCGCAACACGTCTATTTGTGTTTGCTCTTTTGGTCACTGATATCGCTTAATCTGCCCCTCCAAATGGTTTGTCACTGTGAGCTTGCTCCCTGTCGCTGGCTTTTTCGGGTGCCCCTGCACCAGTGTGCCTGCTATCGAACCGAGAGGCTCCCCGTTCCGATCAGAAGTTCGGAACAGAGTTTAGGCAGGCCGACGCCGAGTTCTCGATTATTCGTGCTCGTACCTGggcacagcacacacacacgcctcGGCACACTCCAGACCTTTGGCATCGTATCTCAAAATTTAAGGCAAGTTTCGATCGCTTTGCAGATCCCCTTTGACCATGGCCAAGATACGATCGCTGGTGCCGGAGCTGGCCGAGGTGGCCCGCTTGCAACTTGGCGAAGATTCCACTGCAGTGGTCGCGAAGATCGAGGCCCTGCGCACCTGGATCAACGAACAGAACTACTTGGAGGCGCGGACGGACGACCAGTTCCTGGCGGCCTTCCTGCGCTTCTGCCACTGGGACGTGGAAGAGGCCAAAAAGCGGGTGCTCTTCTACTACACCTACAAGACCAAGGAGCGCGAGTTGCTCAAGGGCCGTCTTGTGGACGATAAGCTGCTGGAACTGGCTCGCTCAGGGTAAGTTGGGGGTTCCCCTATTTCAAAGTTAAGAACTATAAAACCGCTTTCGCATTGTAGAATCTTCGCCACATTGCCCAACCCCATTGGCCCTGGTGGCCCCCGTATCCACTACACACGAATGGGTCACATCGAAACTTCCAAGCACAGTGTCAGCGACATTTTCCGCTTCCATGCCTTCCGCGCCGAGATCGAGATCAACACCGACGACAACTGGAACGTGGCCGGCGTGGTGGAGATCATCGACTTTACCAAAATCCCCTACtccctgctgctgcagttcgACCCGGGTATGTTCAAGCGGATGAACGCATTCCTGGAGCACGGCATCCCGGCGAATCTAGTGGCCACCCACATCGTGAACGCTTCCAGGGAGACGCAGTTTGTGCTGGGACTAGTCCGAAATGTCATGAAGCAAAAGGAGCTGGTGAGTCTGAAAGGGTAAATCTATCATGGGGAATATTGACTTATTATATCCCTTCCTGCAGCTGCACATCCACTCCAACCTCGAGTCCCTGAACAAGGCCATCGGCAAGGAGTACCTGCCTGCTGAGCTGGGTGGCGAGAATGGCTCCCTGGCGGATGCCATGTCGCGGTACGAGACCCAGTTGACCAGCTTCTCCACGTACTTCAAGGAGGACGAGCGCTATGGCGTCAATGAGAAATTGCGGGCGGCCAGCGAGAAGGATCAGGACAGGTCCGCTCCCCTGGTGGCCAGCGTGCCCAACGACGGAACCTTTCGGAAGCTGAACTTCGATTGAGGCGATCGCCGGGCAGTTAGTTGTATATTCTGATGCACATCCTATAAGTACGCCTCTTTAAACACACCCACAGCccaatatatatacacacactGGAATGTATAGACACTACAGCGCTATAGCGATCATTGGTCATAGCAGAACctgatattttataaatggaAACACAATGAGCAACATCGAAACTAAGAGCAAATTGAACAGTATGATAAACAAGTGCACACTGAAAAGAAATAAGAAGAAAATGGAACGCCATTTAATGGCACAAAGAGCGCAAACCTCACATTATTGTCGATTCTAATTTATTGTTGTCCTTATCAACGCACATACTTAACACATTCTAACGTCCGGTCGTATCGGGTGGAAGCTATGCCCGATCGATTCATCCTAACATGAGCCCACACTGCATTTTCATGGTGAAATCCTCAACGTCTTCTATATACTTGCGTGCTAAGTTGTTgttggcttttattttatcGCATACACACGGTACACGagtacacatatatatatacatatattttcgaTATTTTCTTCCATTGGTTAAGTGTCGTTTCTACTAATTTTTGATACTAGTTTACATATATACATGCATCTATATTTATGGATAATATATACATAGTTAAATGACTAAAGTTAAAAGGACAATGTATTGTAGACCCCATGTTGAGTGCGTTAATAAATTAAAGCGAATTTGTTTAACTGTCGGTACAACTAAAATTTGCCTGAAGATCCATCACTTGAGGGTGTCAATCCGTAAATTATGGTGGTAGTAAACTTTATCTGGCTTAGATAAAGGCGCCTGATGACTGGCTGACGTATCCCTATGTTTGAACCAAAGTTTTGATAACTCATATCGATATAGTTGGGAGCATGTCAAAAGCAAGGTTAAAGCattgaaaataattgattGTGGCGTATTTCTatgaaatacatattttagcttacaaatttgaatttgaattttttgcgCGCGCATTTTGAAAGAGCGGGATCACTATATCTTTTTTGTGTAGTGTTGAAAACCGACGCATTTGAACTTTGGAACGAGCTTTGACGTTACATCTGTATATGTGCCTGTGTAGGCtgtattatttttgtgtttaccTCATTATtctagtttaaaaaaattaatattttgtcaAGATGTCGAAGGCAATCAAGTACTATTATGATTTCCTGTCGCAGCCGTCCCGAGCTCTCTGGATTGGCATGAAACTGAGCAAGACCCCCTTTGAAGGCTGCCCGGTTGCCCTGCGAAAGCGTAAGACTAACAACAAGTTACCCAAGTAACCGGCTGATATAATATTCTGGGATTGTTCATGCCAGAGGAGCAGTTAACAGACGAGTACAAAAGCATTAATAGATTCCAAAAGGTTCCGGCCATCGTGGATGGTACATTTCAGTTGGGCGAGAGTGTCTCCATAGTCCGGTGAGTTCCCCATCGAATCCATAGGTTTATTCTTGGCACTACATccatatttgttattttagtTACCTCTCGGACAAAGGAGTCTTCAGCGAGCAGCTGTATCCCAAGTCCCTGGAGGATCGTGCCCGTGTTGACGAGTTCCTGGAGTGGCAGCACTTCAATGTGCGCATGGTGTGCGGCCTGTTCTTCCGGCAAGTTTGGCTTCTCCCGGCAAAGGGTCTAGCTCCGGCTCCCAAGCCCGAGGCGGTTAAAAAGCTAATAAGGGACGTGGAGGGCAACCTGGGTCTCTTGGAACGCATCTGGCTGGAGAAGGACTTCCTGGTCGGTGATAAGCTCACAGTGGCGGACATCTTTGGGGCTTCGGAAATCAATCAAATGAGTGGGTTTTGGCTTTAAGTCCcaaaagaataatgttttaatatgcTACCCTATCTTCCTCAGAGCTCTGTCAATACAATGTTAATGAGAAGCAGTTCCCCAAGACAGCCAAGTGGCTGGAACGCGTGCGGAAGGCCACCAATCCCTACCACGACGAGGCCCACAGTTTTCTGTACAAGGTCTCCAAGCAGGCAGCCAGTGCCAAAATTTAGTTATGTTAATCTTGATTAGTTGTTTCTTTTGCATTTATTAAGACTCTAAGACTTCACTGTAACTAATTTGTGCCTTGTTTCTTGCTTATTGTGTTAATTTCCTTACtataaaactaataaaagacTATAATGAAAGAAAAGTTAATATTATAGGCAAGTATATACATAGATGTTGTATACCTCTCTTTGAATATGCTCCGAAGAGCGGGACAACCATAACTACCCAACCAGTGCTGCAAGTTGGCGCTGTTGATCTTTGGACTGgagctttgtttgttttcacttttcccACCTGGGGGATCAATACATTCGCCGGCTGTTTGGCAGTTTGGATTGGGGAGCCAGAGCAATTGACCGCCATGTCCACGCCAATTAAATTCTATTACGATTTGTTATCCCCGGTCTCCCGTGCTCTGTGGCTAGCTTTAAAATTGGGCAATTCGCCCATTGAATATTGCCCCATTGCCCTCCGTAAATGTGAGTAGTAGAGGTAGAGGTAAACCTTATGGGCTTCGCCGGCTAATTTATGCTTTCTCAGTTGAGCAATTGACCGAGGAGTACAAGAAGATCAATCGCTTCCAGAAGCTGCCCGCCATAGTGGATGGAGATTTCCATTTGTCCGAAACTATAGCCATTATACGGTAAGATATTctattattttgatttgttgGAATATAGGTCGTACATGGCCCGCTTTAGTTATCTCGCAGACAAAGGTCAGTTCGACCAAAAGCTTTACCCAAAATCTGTGGAGGCTCGCGCCCGAGTGGATGAATACCTGGAGTGGCAGCACCTGAACATACGTCTGGCCTGTTCCCTGTACTTCCGGGATGCCTGGCTGTTTCCCATTAATGGCATAGCACCCAAGCCCAAGCCAGAACAGCTGCAAAAGCTGATCGATGGAGTAGAAACCAATCTGGGTCTCCTGGAGCTCCTGTGGCTAGAAAAGGACTTTCTGGTGGGACAGAACCTGACAATGGCTGATATTCTCGGTTCCTCGGAAATCAATCAATTGAGTAGGtttgaatgtaatggagaGTCTTAAAGGAAACTAACCATTATTTAATTCAGGACTCTGCCAATACCAAGTGGATGGCAAAAAGTTCCCCAAGGTGGCCAAATGGTTGGAGCGCGTCAGGGAAGCCTCCAATCCTTACCACGACGAAGGACTAAAGTTTATCAACCTGAAGGCAAAGCAGGACACTGTTGCCAAGTTGTGATGACTGAAATACTTACCACCCAATAAAAATATCCTGAGATTAAACTGCCAGTTATTGGaacttaaattgtttttagttttattagtCCGATTAGTCTGCATTTGTACAAAGATTAAAATTACTATTTTCTATGTGACACTCCACACTCCACTCTAGATTAGTCGATATCCAGTTTTCTGAAGGATCCCTCGATTCCAAACAGGGATTCGGCACTAACGGGTTGTCCTCGCCTCAGCTTCTCGTTTGTGCCATAGGAAGCCTCCTCTTCGAAGAAGGGCTTATAGTCCAAGAGCTTTGTCCTCCATGTCGTAATGACATCTTGGATAGTTCCATTGCTGCCACCATACTCAGCTGGCAGGCATTCCTTGGGCACGTATTTGTAGAGGCTTTCCAGTTTGGAGTGTATGTGGAACTAGGAAATCAAAATTTCCCATATTAGATTTGAAGATAACTTATTAATATGTGAAAAACTTACCCGTTTTCGTATCTTCTCACTCATCAGACCCTTGGCAATGGACATTAACCTCTCTGCACTGGCGGGAGCATTGACAAAGTGGAAACCCTTGGGCCTGTAGGGATAGGCCTTATCACCCAGAACGGCCAGTTTCTTTACCAGCACAGCATCGAACTGGAATATGTGACCTGCCCCCACGCCCTTCATGTCGATGATCTCCACGAAACCAGATATCATGGCATTGTCGTCCTCGCGTATCTGAATCTCACCCAACATGGTGTTCACCTGGATGACCTCGGCAATGGAGTACTTCTTGGAGTCGTACTGGCCATAGCGGGAAATGTGAATGCGAGGACCATCCGGCTTCAGGGGCTGGGGCAACCGAAGCAGGCAACTGTGGgattacaaatattattaaaggATGTCCCGGGAACTAAAATATGAGATAGCTCACCCTGTTTCCAGAATGCTGAGCTGCTTCTCGCCCACTATGCGGTTCTTGTAGAGCTCTGGCACCGCCCCCCGCATCGCATAGAAGTTGTCCAACTTGAGCTTGGTCTTCTCCAAGCTGTACTTGCAGCCCCGCAGAAAGGCGATCAGGAACTGGGCATCCTGGCGAGCCTTCAGGTGCGGCTGCTTGGCGATCCAAGTGCGCAGCGTCTCGATATCCTCATCGATCCTCTCGGGCACCTCGCCCAGCTCGTCGTGCGCCTTCTTGGCCAACTCCGGACTCAGGCTGCGTAAGGAATTCGAGTAGGCGTCCGACATGCTTGTTTTCGGCTGGGCACCTCTTATCACCACCTGTTCGATGCAAAGCATAGGTttgatttattgaaatttttccAGGTGCGATTAGTCAACCGGCTGCTTTGGCCCCAATTTCCGCCTAGTTATGACAGTAACTGGTGTCTTTGGTGGGGTGATTAGATAGTACCCATGCCATATGGCAAAAAATTCTTCGTCACTGAAGTTTGACATAGTCTTGCTCCGTGTTTTCGATTAGATTTAAGTAGGAGCCACTTAGGCAAAGATCTAAATCTCTGCAGGATTCCCAGTTGGTCACAGTCTTAAAACGATGAATGATTGGAAGGCTATTTTAAGGCAATCTTTTATAACCTAAACATTGACAAGAAATGATATTGCTTATCAAAAATAACCAACTTGTTTGCCATGTCTAATCTTTGGATTAAGTGCATAACTAGGGATCAAAATGAAATCAACACATCAGGTATATTTAGATACCGAACAATAAATAGCAAACAACGATCAGTGGGAGTAACTGATCTGGCTGAAGTCACATTTACTTGCAGCAAAAcagaattttaattatatcagTTATCAGTTGTATATAGCATTGGGGCTCAGGCACTATCCGAAATCAAGAACACACCGCCCTTAGATACCGCGTATCGGCAGGGATCACCAATCAGTTTTCAAGTGCGCGTAAACCCAGATACCAGGTTGTCTTGCACCGGGATCAAAAGCAACCGTGCCGGGCCTAGCTCTACGTTGTCGCGTACCTCTACTCACAATTgtctttaatttaatattatctgtTCTATATACACATATGCATATGAAtgcatatatataatatacgtGATATGTGCCGCCTCCTCGCGAAAATCGAGTGTTGAACCGCTGGGCTTGACTGTGGGCGCGCGACTGTCACCGAGTCGCCGTGGAATCGCCGATTTTGGGTATAGTTCTGGGGACGGGACTGCATGGAGAACGGTGGAACTGTGGAACTGTGCGGACGTCACGGCTGTGGGGCGAGGTGACGCATAACCTAATGACAGTCGAGCGGCGGCTCAGCGATACTCAGTTATAACGGAGCGAAAGATCCCACTCGTTATAGCCACCATTACCGACCCGACCAGCTGGTGACTGTTACACTAAATTAACACCTTGTGTCAAACGGCAGCTAATGCCCGGAGATAAGATATAAAAATTGGAGGCCATTAACAGCGGTGTAATCATCACAATACCATTGCGATCGGTAGGATCTACTCTGCTCCAGATAGCGCCGGCTAAAAGATGAACCGACAGGAAGTTCCTGTGTCAGTCGACATGCTCCCCATATACCTACCATTAATATTCGATACACGAAGAGCGCCCAAAACTTTCACCCGACACCCGGCATTGTTATCAGTACACTAACCTTTCAGATTCGCCATAGACTTGTCTATATGTGGAGATAACGATATTATCGCTAATGATACATTGCTTACTTCAGTGATAATACGTACACGATAATATTGTATCGAAATGGTCTTTTTTCTTCCATTTTTAGCTCCGTCATCATGGTTATTTCAAAATTGTGTAGCTACATCACGTCATTTGAATGGGGATGGGTATATATGTTGAGGGGGTTTTTTTGACCAATCCTTCAATTTTGGAAATAAACTTGCTTTTTTATAATGTCCTAAGTAAGTTAAAATTTGTCAAGTTGTGATAATTAGCTCGCAATATTAATAGCGTATCActgtttttcaaatataaataaactaattaGGTTCTCACAGTGGACCTTTCTTTTCATGTATCTTAAACATTATATAAATCCATATATTCCATAGTTTTTGTCGAACTTTTCCCTTTCAAGATATTTGTAAGAAGCTGAAGAATGGCTCGgaaaaaatgataaatagACTTTTGTGGACATCTATTTTATCGCCTGTGTGAGGAAACTCTGatggaatatttaaatttaatttttttaaaaatgctgaTGAACAACGTCTCTGTgaatttgtattgttttttaaatgttgttcTAAATTATTTCGCCTGGCATATGTCGTTTGGGAAATGtaaaaaactacatttttttttgtgtctaattttattcatgtatttatttatttaattttatatcggtaaaatgtatataaaaagaTAGTTTGCAGCTTAAGTAtcttatgtaaataaaactaaaaactaaccGAAATGTAAGAATTTTGTTCTCAGCTTAGTTTTTCTTTCGTTTACAATCGCGCAGAATTTATGATAATATCAcattcataaatataaatagttaGAAAGGTTcgtcaaaacaagaaaagcagaGCTTACGTTCGTCAACAAAAAGCAATAATATACTTATTTATAAGGCAGTTGTGGTTTCGAATTTCAACTTGGGATATTCGACGCTTCCTGTATATACCTAAAACTACTATGACTTATAGCTACGGTATAATATTGTGGATTTATCTTATGTGTGTATGGTGTAAAGATCTGGTAAAACAGCCCTGCTATTTGTTCAATAGATGGCGCCAGTGTGCACAATTGGCAAGTGTCCATGAATAAATCGGCCAGTGGGCGAATCGTAGATTTGTCATCTATGTGCGAATCTCACTTGGGTGTCGATTTATTTCCATTAAATGTAAGGAAAGGCCGCTCGGTGTCGTCTTCGGGGGCATTTCAGCGCCAGACAGTCACACAGTTGCGCTCTGCCATATAGATCTGGTTAGATCTGCTCTGGTTATCATAATTTACAATATAGTTTCATACTTTTTGGAGAACTTGTTGCTCAATCGCGAAGTTGAATTACACATTAAaatcctttcttttatttactttttgcttACAAAAACTACTCTTTTTTGTGAAAAATGCGAGGAGAACCACGGCTATTAACGCTATTGATTGCTTAGCCTACTCCTGCAGATCGTGAAGGTAAAGAGGAGGATCGGGAGCAGGAAGAGGTTGATCCTTAGCTCTCTGGCGCCACTCCTCCCCGTACCCTCGCTTCCGTCGCTCTCATTCTCGCCGGAAACCAAGGACGCCGTATATCGCTGCTCGTCATCCACCTCGTTGGCACTTCGGGCGCACTGCATCCATTTCCGGGAAGACAGCTTGGGCCTGGGATGGGCCACCTTCATGTGGTCGTCGCTGAACTCCCAGTACCCCAGGTTCTTGAAGAAATACGTCTTGCCGTCCACATACTGGAACGCCGTGTCAATGTTGTAGCCCACTCCCGACCAGATGCTCATGTCCCGCGGATAACTGGGCTCCACCTGACCCGTGGAGTCGTTGAATCGCCAGTACAGAGTGCCGCTGGTGAAGAAGGTGTTATTGTTGTGGCCCCACACGAAGGAGGCGTCGATGTGGGACAGAGTGGACGGAAGACCCAGATCAGTGAGCGGTTTTGGGTACCCAGGAGCCAGGTTCACCGAGTTGAACACATAATACTCACGGCCTAATGGGggaattaataaatgtaattagTTTCCAAGTTTatgttataaatattcaaacaTTTAAAGGAACTAGCTAATTCGTAGTCCCAGCTTTAAATTTCTATTCCTTCTATTTTTATGTAACTCACCTATGAAGAACACAATCTGTCGCCGTTTGTTTTCATATACCGCGTCCACTTTGGTGAGATTTTCGGGTAAAGCAGACCAATGCCTCCTGGTCTCCGTGGGATAGCCAGGATACAGACCAGATGCGCCAATGCGC is part of the Drosophila biarmipes strain raj3 chromosome 2R, RU_DBia_V1.1, whole genome shotgun sequence genome and encodes:
- the LOC108036323 gene encoding alpha-tocopherol transfer protein-like, encoding MANLRPLSAELRRIAEAELNEVEERVPADLQALRDWLSKQPHLRARQDDQFLIGFLRGCKFSLEKTKSKLDHFYTIKTLMPELFGSRQVDEKNLTLCRTGTYLRLPKPWGPDGPRLQLTNYEKFDPKQFKLLDLFRYQTMITEQSILEDDNSNISGYVEIIDMAKLSLSFLAQLDFTLIKKMGIFAEKAQPTRLKGVHLINCPKEGVALLNLAKSLMPSKLQQRFHVYKNLEQLNEVIPREYLPEEYGGTNGRIAEIQAEAEKSLLAYKNYFAEDSKYGVDEHLRPGKRVSADSIFGVEGSFRKLDID
- the LOC108036322 gene encoding uncharacterized protein LOC108036322, encoding MAKIRSLVPELAEVARLQLGEDSTAVVAKIEALRTWINEQNYLEARTDDQFLAAFLRFCHWDVEEAKKRVLFYYTYKTKERELLKGRLVDDKLLELARSGIFATLPNPIGPGGPRIHYTRMGHIETSKHSVSDIFRFHAFRAEIEINTDDNWNVAGVVEIIDFTKIPYSLLLQFDPGMFKRMNAFLEHGIPANLVATHIVNASRETQFVLGLVRNVMKQKELLHIHSNLESLNKAIGKEYLPAELGGENGSLADAMSRYETQLTSFSTYFKEDERYGVNEKLRAASEKDQDRSAPLVASVPNDGTFRKLNFD
- the LOC108036186 gene encoding uncharacterized protein LOC108036186, whose amino-acid sequence is MSKAIKYYYDFLSQPSRALWIGMKLSKTPFEGCPVALRKQEQLTDEYKSINRFQKVPAIVDGTFQLGESVSIVRYLSDKGVFSEQLYPKSLEDRARVDEFLEWQHFNVRMVCGLFFRQVWLLPAKGLAPAPKPEAVKKLIRDVEGNLGLLERIWLEKDFLVGDKLTVADIFGASEINQMKLCQYNVNEKQFPKTAKWLERVRKATNPYHDEAHSFLYKVSKQAASAKMLQVGAVDLWTGALFVFTFPTWGINTFAGCLAVWIGEPEQLTAMSTPIKFYYDLLSPVSRALWLALKLGNSPIEYCPIALRKFEQLTEEYKKINRFQKLPAIVDGDFHLSETIAIIRYLADKGQFDQKLYPKSVEARARVDEYLEWQHLNIRLACSLYFRDAWLFPINGIAPKPKPEQLQKLIDGVETNLGLLELLWLEKDFLVGQNLTMADILGSSEINQLRLCQYQVDGKKFPKVAKWLERVREASNPYHDEGLKFINLKAKQDTVAKL
- the LOC108036321 gene encoding retinol-binding protein pinta — translated: MSDAYSNSLRSLSPELAKKAHDELGEVPERIDEDIETLRTWIAKQPHLKARQDAQFLIAFLRGCKYSLEKTKLKLDNFYAMRGAVPELYKNRIVGEKQLSILETGCLLRLPQPLKPDGPRIHISRYGQYDSKKYSIAEVIQVNTMLGEIQIREDDNAMISGFVEIIDMKGVGAGHIFQFDAVLVKKLAVLGDKAYPYRPKGFHFVNAPASAERLMSIAKGLMSEKIRKRFHIHSKLESLYKYVPKECLPAEYGGSNGTIQDVITTWRTKLLDYKPFFEEEASYGTNEKLRRGQPVSAESLFGIEGSFRKLDID